A window from Mustela erminea isolate mMusErm1 chromosome 17, mMusErm1.Pri, whole genome shotgun sequence encodes these proteins:
- the IL20 gene encoding interleukin-20 encodes MKASGLPICLLSAAFYLFWTPSAGLKTLHLGSCVITTNLQEMRNGFSEIRDSVQAKDEIIDTRILRKTESLQDTKPTDQCCLLRHVLRLYLDRVFKNFKTPDHRILRKTSSLANSFLTVKKELRLCHAHMTCPCGEEATEKYSQILSHFEELTPQAAAVKALGELDILLQWMEEMK; translated from the exons ATGAAAGCTTCTGGTCTTCccatctgccttctctctgctgcATTTTATCTCTTCTGGACACCTTCTGCTGGGCTAAAGACACTCCATTTGGGAAGCTGTGTGATCACCACAAACCTTCAGGAAATGCGAAATGGATTTTCTGAGATACGAGACAGTGTG caagcCAAAGATGAAATCATTGATACCAGAATCTTGAGGAAGACTGAGTCTTTGCAAGACACAAAG CCTACAGATCAGTGCTGCCTCCTCCGCCACGTACTGAGACTCTACCTGGACAGGGTATTCAAAAACTTTAAGACTCCTGACCACCGTATCCTCCGGAAGACCAGCAGTCTTGCTAACTCTTTTCTTACCGTTAAGAAGGAACTCCGGCTCTGT CATGCCCATATGACATGCCCTTGTGGAGAGGAAGCGACAGAGAAATACAGCCAGATTCTGAGTCATTTCGAAGAG CTTACGCCTCAAGCCGCAGCGGTGAAGGCTTTGGGAGAGCTGGACATTCTCCTGCAATGGATGGAGGAGATGAAATAG
- the IL19 gene encoding interleukin-19: MKAQRVSLWLVAAMFFLCSVHTRGLRRCLISMDIHHIEETFQEIKKTIQAKDTFQNVTILSTPETLRSIKPLDVCCMTKNLLAFYVDKVFKDHQELNPQILRKISSIANSFLYMKKALQRCQEQRQCHCRDEATNATRIIYDNYDQLEVQSAAIKSLGELDVFLAWIDKNHQGPSAA, encoded by the exons ATGAAGGCACAGCGTGTTTCCCTCTGGCTCGTGGCTGCTATGTTCTTCCTGTGCTCAGTGCACACCCGAGGTCTGAGAAGGTGTCTGATCTCCATGGACATACACCATATAGAAGAGACTTTCCAGGAAATCAAAAAAACCATC CAAGCTAAGGACACCTTCCAAAATGTCACCATCCTGTCCACACCAGAGACCCTGCGTAGCATCAAG CCCTTAGACGTATGCTGCATGACCAAGAACCTCCTGGCATTTTACGTGGACAAGGTATTCAAGGACCATCAGGAGCTGAACCCTCAGATCTTGAGAAAAATCAGCAGCATTGCCAACTCTTTCCTCTATATGAAGAAGGCTCTGCAACGATGT caggagcagaggcagtGTCACTGCAGGGATGAAGCCACCAATGCCACCAGAATCATCTACGACAACTATGATCAG CTGGAGGTCCAGTCTGCCGCCATTAAGTCACTGGGAGAGCTTGACGTCTTTCTAGCCTGGATTGACAAGAATCATCAAGGACCTTCTGCGGCCTGA